The following are from one region of the Nicotiana tomentosiformis chromosome 7, ASM39032v3, whole genome shotgun sequence genome:
- the LOC117273691 gene encoding uncharacterized protein — translation MDKIMKSQVLKFLLIATLLLITPLLSSSQRTPYLYFIVNLLIISLGAEAGLISSKSPHDNNSSSPDIIIKQQQQQQIISPSVTKVVEKCASEKIVGVTKVLENDAVKLLECPSTPSLFFIASNEDSEAKDHEIVKEEFLEDEEIREISEQELFNKAETFIGNFYMQLKMQREESWQRLHDFSQRAF, via the coding sequence ATGGACAAGATTATGAAATCCCAAGTTCTAAAGTTTTTACTCATAGCCACCCTTCTACTCATAACTCCTCTATTATCCTCATCTCAAAGAACTCCTTATCTCTATTTCATAGTTAACCTTCTCATCATCTCCTTAGGTGCTGAAGCTGGCCTCATTTCCTCCAAATCCCCACATGACAACAACTCTTCATCTCCTGATATtattattaaacaacaacaacaacaacaaataatttCCCCTAGCGTTACAAAAGTAGTTGAAAAATGTGCTTCTGAGAAAATAGTTGGGGTTACAAAAGTACTGGAGAATGATGCAGTGAAATTACTAGAATGTCCTTCAACACCAAGCTTGTTTTTCATTGCAAGTAACGAGGATAGTGAAGCAAAAGATCATGAGATCGTAAAGGAAGAATTCTTAGAAGATGAGGAGATTAGGGAGATAAGCGAGCAAGAGTTGTTTAATAAAGCTGAAACATTTATTGGGAATTTCTACATGCAGTTGAAAATGCAACGAGAAGAATCTTGGCAGAGACTTCATGATTTCTCTCAAAGAGCCTTTTAA